The region CCGCCAATCTGCCTGTTTTTCGTTTGCATTCCTGTAGATAGCTTAGCTGCTGATAGTTTATCTGCAGCTAGCTTACTTGCTGAGCGCTTAACTTCTAATAGAGAGTGTTGCTGGGTATCGATATCCAGCGCCGCCGCATCCGGATAGAGCAACCACCAATCGCCATGAGCTAAGGTGGGCGGCGGGGTGAGCGTTTCAGCCACCTCCACGCGAATATCGGGCACGCTTAAACGCAGCAACGGCACCGTGCTTTTGGCGTGTTTGGCTTCCAACGGATGTTGGTAAATAATCACCGGCATTGGGCAGGGCTGTGGGCGTACATACGCACACAAACAGGCCGCGTGCGGTAGCTGACAAGAACAACAATACGTGCGAGACATTTCTTTTATTCACCCTATAAAATCCTCACTTATGATAACCACAAGGTGGGTGCGGTTGAAGTAAAGCAGGCCGCCGGCCATTTTTACTGGCGCAAGTTTTAACTCTTGATTGAGGATCTGCCCCAGATCAGAGACAATAGCCACCGTTTTATTCGTCGCTCCTTGAGTTTGCGCCTGTGATGGCGTTTGACTCCTTCATCAAAGTAGAAGAAATCCGACCATGTCAGCACAGTCATTCCTGCAGGAAGTCGCCAAGCGCCGCACCTTTGCCATCATTTCGCACCCGGATGCGGGTAAAACCACCATTACCGAAAAGGTGCTGTTGCACGGGCATGCGATTCAAACGGCCGGTACCGTTAAGGGTCGTGGCTCAAACCAGCATGCTAAGTCTGACTGGATGGAGATGGAAAAAGAGCGGGGCATTTCAGTTACCACCTCTGTGATGCAGTTTCCTTACAATGACTGCCTGATCAATCTGTTGGATACGCCCGGCCACGAAGACTTCTCAGAAGATACCTACCGCACCCTCACCGCCGTCGACTCCTGTTTGATGGTGATTGATGGTGGTAAAGGCGTAGAGGACAGAACGCGTAAATTAATGGAAGTGACGCGCCTACGCACCACGCCCATCGTTACCTTTATCAACAAGCTGGACCGTGATATTCGCGACCCCATGGAGCTGTTGGATGAAGTTGAAAACGAGCTCAATATTATGTGCGCTCCCATTACGTGGCCCATTGGTAGTGGCAAGTGGTTTAAGGGCGTGTATCACTTAAAAAATGATGAGATAACCCTTTATCAGCCAGGCATGGGTCATGCTATTCAAGAGATCCGTGTCATTAAAGGCTTAGATAACCCTGAGTTAGAAACGATTCTGGAGGCCAGAGAGCTGGCCGAGCTGCGCGATGAACTCGAGCTGGTGATGGGTGCCTCTAACGAGTTTGATCACGAATTGTTTTTAGCCGGCGAGCTAACGCCGGTTTATTTTGGTACTGCACTGGGTAACTTTGGTGTGGATCATGTGCTGGACGGTTTTAGTAGATGGGCGCCAGCACCCATGCCGCGCACTACTCATGAGCGTGAAGTAACAGCCACGGAAGATAAATTTTCCGGCTTTGTGTTTAAAATTCAAGCCAACATGGATCCGCGCCATCGTGACCGCATCGCCTTTATGCGCATTGTGTCTGGTACTTATAACCAAGGCATGAAGATGAAACACGTGCGCCTTGGTAAAACCGTGAGCATTTCTGATGCGGTAACTTTTATGGCCGGCGATCGTGAACGTGCTGAAGAAGCCGTAGCTGGCGATATTATCGGCCTGCATAACCACGGCACCATTCAAATTGGCGATACCTTTACTCAGGGTGAAGATCTAAAGTTCTCCGGTATCCCTAACTTTGCGCCGGAATTATTCCGCCGCATTCGCTTGCGTGATCCACTTAAGCAAAAGCAGCTACTAAAAGGCCTAGTGCAGTTATCAGAAGAGGGCGCGGTGCAGTTATTCCGCCCCATCGATAACAACGACCTTATCGTAGGTGCAGTGGGTGTGCTGCAGTTTGATGTAGTGGTATCGCGCTTAAAGTCAGAATATAACGTGGATGCGCTTTATGAGGCGATTAACGTCTCTACCGCGCGCTGGGTCTATTGCGATGATGAGAAAAAGCTCGACGACTTTGAACGCAAGATGTCACAGAACTTGGCACGAGACGGCGGCAATAACCTCACTTATATTGCCCCGACCATGGTGAACTTGAACCTCACCCAAGAACGCTACCCTGATTTTGAGTTCAGCAAAACCCGCGAGCACTAAGCTTTACGCGAGTGAGTAAACATAAAACGCCGGCATCCAGCCGGCGTTTTTGTTTCTCTGCGGATCGCAGCAAGGGAAAGGGCTAAAAATATTTTTGCCACGGAATCCACGGAACCCACGGACAAGAGCCAGTTCAAGGGCGACAAGAACATGAGCTTTAGATTTGTAAGGTCTTACCCCTGATATCTTTCGCTGTTTTCACTTTTATCTCTATTTTTCCGTGTTCTTCCGTGTATTCCGTGGCAAAAGGTCTTTAATCGTTAATAACGTTTCTTATCAGGAGATTAAATGCTGCTCACCGACAGTCATTGCCACTTTGATTTTGCCGCCTTTGGTCCTGATTCGGGCACAGAGCGAGCCGAACACTGGCTGCGGGCACAAGCGGTAGGCGTGCATCGTTTAGTGATCCCTGGGATCGAAGCTGCACAATGGCCGACGCTACCTAAGTTGTGTGCGGCACATAACGGGCTTTATTACGCATTAGGCCTGCATCCCTGGTGGTTGGCTAAGGCCGAGAGCGCGCTAGAAAAAACCAACAGCGGGTTAGCTAATGCAGCTCTAGATTGGCCAAGCGAACTGACAGCCGCGCTTGAGCGTGCCAAAGACGATCCACGCTGGGTGGCGGTAGGAGAGATTGGGCTGGATAAGCATTTACCACTGGCGTTAGAGCAACAAGAAGCTGCATTTATTACTCAGCTAAAACTGGCCATTGAATATCAAAAGCCGGTGATCATACACAGTAACGGCACCCACGACCGCGTTTTAAAATGGCTGCGGCGGTATCCCGTCATCGGCGGCGTGGTGCACGGTTTTTCTGGCTCTAGACAGCAAGCGGAAACTTTCTGGCAGCTTGGGCTACACATCGGTGTCGGTGGCACCATTACTTACTCCCGCGCCAATAAAACCCGCCAAGCCATAGCTGCCTTGCCGATAGAGGCGCTAGTGTTAGAAACCGATGCCCCTGATATGCCGCTTAGTGGATTTCAAGGTCAGCCTAATCATCCCACTCAGTTGCCCTTAGTGCTGAGCGCCTTGGCTGCACTGCGCCAAACCGATGAAGCGAACTTAAGCCTACAGCTGGAGCGCAACGTGGAGCGCTTGTTTGGCTGGTAGCGTTAGCTATTCGCACTGGCAGGTAGCTCGTTCCTTTCGGCCATTCTGATATGCTGATAAAAATAGTGGGAGTTGTATATGAAGCAGTCTAATTTGTCTTTAGCTGCTGCCGCAAGGCAAGCGCTTTTTTCCGCAGCAAGGCAAGCCTTGGCCATGATGGACTTAACCAGCCTTAATGATGACGATACCGAACACAGCATTCAGGCGCTCTGCCAACAAGCGGCCACGCCCTTTGGTAATGTGGCGGCTATTTGCGTCTATCCGCGCTTTATCAAAACGGCTCAAGCTGCCTTACATACGTTAGGACTTAGCGAGCAAGTGGCCATCGCTACTGTGGTTAACTTTCCCCGTGGCTTAGATAGCATCGCTCAAGCTGAGCAAGATATTCGCGGCGCCATTACCGCCGGTGCCCAAGAGATAGACTTGGTTCTGCCTTATCAACAACTGATGGCGGGCGATAACGCTTTTGCACTGGCCATGGTGCAAGCGGCTAAGGCGGTGTGCGTTAAGGCGAGCCCCGAGCCACACATGGATAAACCAGTGCTTGATAAAACTAAGCTTAATAAATCAGTGTCATTAAAAGTCATTATCGAAAGTGGTGAGCTAGCCACGGCGGCACTTATCACGCAAGCCAGCGAACTGGCCATTAAAGGTGGCGCGGACTTTATTAAAACCTCCACTGGTAAAGTGGCGGTGAATGCTACTTTAAATGCAGCTGAGCTGATGCTGATAGCCATTCGTGATAGCGGCCAAAACGTCGGCTTTAAAGCCGCAGGGGGCGTGCGTACCGCTCAAGATGCCCAGCAGTATTTACAATTGGCTGCGCGTATTATGGGAAAAGATTGGCTAACGCCGACTCACATGAGATTTGGTGCCTCTAGCCTATTGGCGCAACTGTTAAATACATTGGATGAACAGCCAACAGTGCCATCGGCGACGGGCTATTAAGACAATTTATTTAAGACTGAGCTAGCGCCTAACTCGTACAAGGAAACCTTATGAAACGTGCAGTGGTATTAGTACTCGACTCTTTTGGTATTGGCGGCGCACTGGATGCGGCCGAGTTTGGCGATCAAGGTGCCGACACCTTGGGCAGCATTGCCTTGGCTTGTGCCGAAGGCCGAGCTGATCTTGCTGATGCCAATGGCAGTCAGCATAGAAGCGGCCCTTTGCTGCTACCTAATCTAGCCAAGTTAGGCTTGTTTCATGCCCACCTTGCCAGCACCGGCCAAGTGGCAGCAGGGGTGAGCTTGCCCGATAGCGTTATCGGCAGTTATGGCCATGCTCAAGAAATCTCATCAGGCAAAGACACGCCATCTGGCCACTGGGAATTAGCAGGAGTGCCGGTATTGTTCGACTGGGGTTATTTTTTAGATACTGAACATAGCTTTCCGGCCTCACTAGTGGCGGATCTCATTGCTCAAGCCAAATTGCCGGGCATATTAGGTAACTGCCATGCCTCTGGTACCACTATCTTGGAACAGTTAGGCGAAGAGCATGTGCGCACTGGCCAGCCGATTTGCTATACCTCCGCCGATTCGGTGTTTCAGATTGCGGCTCATGAACAGCACTTTGGCCTAGCGCGCTTATATGAAGTGTGTGAAGTAGCCCGCGAGCTATTAATGCCCTACAACATAGCACGCGTGATAGCGCGGCCCTTTGTTGGTGGCGAAAAGGTTGGTGGCGAAGAGTTTGGCCAAACACCAGCGGACTTTGTTCGCACCGGTAATCGTCGTGACTACAGCATTACGCCACCGGCACCCACAGTGCTCGATAAATTGGCGACGGAGCGCCAAGGCCAAGTAGTGTCGATTGGTAAAATTGCCGATATTTATGCCCACTCGGGTATTACAAAAAAGGTGAAAGCCACCGGCTTGAATGCCTTGTTTGATGCATCGTTGGCTGAGCTCGCATGCGCAGGCGATAATACCTTGATCATGACTAACTTCGTGGATTTCGACTCTAGCTTCGGCCACAGGCGCGACATTGCCGGTTATGCAGCCGAGTTAGAGGCCTTTGATCGCCGTCTGCCTGAATTATTAGCGCAACTTAAACCTAACGATCTCTTGATCCTTACCGCCGATCACGGCTGTGACCCTAGCTGGCCCGGTACCGAGCACACCCGCGAACAAGTACCGGTATTGTGTATAGGTGCAAGATTAACGGCCGGATCTTTAGGCCCGCGCGATACCTTCGCCGACATCGGCCAAAGCCTAGCCCAGTACTTTGGCACCAGCCCCATGGACTACGGTACTTCGTTTTTGTGAAAGGCGGCCATACGCGATACGTATCACGCGTTACGTTAAGGCTAACACTCTCTTTTTTTGACTTACAGCGTATGGCGTAAAGCGTACCGCTACTTGCGACAGGAACCTATCATGGCGACTCCTCATATTAATGCCGAGCGGGGCGATTTTGCCGATACCATTTTAATGCCGGGCGATCCGCTGCGCGCACAATACATAGCCGATACCTTCTTAACTGACGTTAAACAGGTTAACGAAGTGCGCAATATGTTGGGTTTTACAGGTCGCTATAAAGGCCGTGCGGTGTCGGTAATGGGCCATGGCATGGGCATACCTTCGGTG is a window of Oceanisphaera sp. IT1-181 DNA encoding:
- a CDS encoding tRNA-uridine aminocarboxypropyltransferase is translated as MSRTYCCSCQLPHAACLCAYVRPQPCPMPVIIYQHPLEAKHAKSTVPLLRLSVPDIRVEVAETLTPPPTLAHGDWWLLYPDAAALDIDTQQHSLLEVKRSASKLAADKLSAAKLSTGMQTKNRQIGGLIVLDGTWRKTRLLLHLNPWLKALPTLSFSQAPASAYAIRKGPGGQALSTLESVCHVLHKLHPEFSPAPLRALLQARVGQFQVHKGNAPQTGAK
- the prfC gene encoding peptide chain release factor 3, encoding MSAQSFLQEVAKRRTFAIISHPDAGKTTITEKVLLHGHAIQTAGTVKGRGSNQHAKSDWMEMEKERGISVTTSVMQFPYNDCLINLLDTPGHEDFSEDTYRTLTAVDSCLMVIDGGKGVEDRTRKLMEVTRLRTTPIVTFINKLDRDIRDPMELLDEVENELNIMCAPITWPIGSGKWFKGVYHLKNDEITLYQPGMGHAIQEIRVIKGLDNPELETILEARELAELRDELELVMGASNEFDHELFLAGELTPVYFGTALGNFGVDHVLDGFSRWAPAPMPRTTHEREVTATEDKFSGFVFKIQANMDPRHRDRIAFMRIVSGTYNQGMKMKHVRLGKTVSISDAVTFMAGDRERAEEAVAGDIIGLHNHGTIQIGDTFTQGEDLKFSGIPNFAPELFRRIRLRDPLKQKQLLKGLVQLSEEGAVQLFRPIDNNDLIVGAVGVLQFDVVVSRLKSEYNVDALYEAINVSTARWVYCDDEKKLDDFERKMSQNLARDGGNNLTYIAPTMVNLNLTQERYPDFEFSKTREH
- a CDS encoding TatD family hydrolase; translated protein: MLLTDSHCHFDFAAFGPDSGTERAEHWLRAQAVGVHRLVIPGIEAAQWPTLPKLCAAHNGLYYALGLHPWWLAKAESALEKTNSGLANAALDWPSELTAALERAKDDPRWVAVGEIGLDKHLPLALEQQEAAFITQLKLAIEYQKPVIIHSNGTHDRVLKWLRRYPVIGGVVHGFSGSRQQAETFWQLGLHIGVGGTITYSRANKTRQAIAALPIEALVLETDAPDMPLSGFQGQPNHPTQLPLVLSALAALRQTDEANLSLQLERNVERLFGW
- the deoC gene encoding deoxyribose-phosphate aldolase, which codes for MKQSNLSLAAAARQALFSAARQALAMMDLTSLNDDDTEHSIQALCQQAATPFGNVAAICVYPRFIKTAQAALHTLGLSEQVAIATVVNFPRGLDSIAQAEQDIRGAITAGAQEIDLVLPYQQLMAGDNAFALAMVQAAKAVCVKASPEPHMDKPVLDKTKLNKSVSLKVIIESGELATAALITQASELAIKGGADFIKTSTGKVAVNATLNAAELMLIAIRDSGQNVGFKAAGGVRTAQDAQQYLQLAARIMGKDWLTPTHMRFGASSLLAQLLNTLDEQPTVPSATGY
- a CDS encoding phosphopentomutase, giving the protein MKRAVVLVLDSFGIGGALDAAEFGDQGADTLGSIALACAEGRADLADANGSQHRSGPLLLPNLAKLGLFHAHLASTGQVAAGVSLPDSVIGSYGHAQEISSGKDTPSGHWELAGVPVLFDWGYFLDTEHSFPASLVADLIAQAKLPGILGNCHASGTTILEQLGEEHVRTGQPICYTSADSVFQIAAHEQHFGLARLYEVCEVARELLMPYNIARVIARPFVGGEKVGGEEFGQTPADFVRTGNRRDYSITPPAPTVLDKLATERQGQVVSIGKIADIYAHSGITKKVKATGLNALFDASLAELACAGDNTLIMTNFVDFDSSFGHRRDIAGYAAELEAFDRRLPELLAQLKPNDLLILTADHGCDPSWPGTEHTREQVPVLCIGARLTAGSLGPRDTFADIGQSLAQYFGTSPMDYGTSFL